A window from Corvus cornix cornix isolate S_Up_H32 chromosome 8, ASM73873v5, whole genome shotgun sequence encodes these proteins:
- the LOC104695205 gene encoding phosphoglucomutase-1-like — translation MNRGAVAAAGPGGRGRPPAPGARPAPAVVRIVTVQTKPYGDQKPGSIGLRKRVTVFQSNANYSENFIQSTLATVPPAERQDATLEVGGDGRFCMKDGIQLIARIAAATGVSSGRSAAPGCPPRPPAAGPRSGGGNRWRSAGPRRGRNAAGTDELTGLAGDSSRCRIFLPFHPAILPSSCALLAAATPTVER, via the exons gggcggtggcggcggcggggccgggcggccgcGGTCGCCCCCCGGCTCCCGGAGCTCGCCCGGCGCCGGCCGTGGTGCGGATCGTGACCGTGCAGACGAAGCCCTACGGCGACCAGAAGCCGGGCAGCATTGGGCTGCGCAAGCGGGTGACGGTGTTCCAGAGCAATGCCAACTACAGCGAGAACTTCATCCAGAGCACGCTGGCCACCGTGCCGCCCGCCGAGCGCCAGGACGCCACGCTCGAGGTGGGGGGCGACGGCCGCTTCTGCATGAAGGACGGCATCCAGCTCATCGCCCGCATCGCCGCCGCCACCGGGGTGAGCAGCGGGCGCTCCGCGGCTCCGGGATGCCCTCCCCGGCcgccggcagcggggccgcgcAGCGGCGGCGGAAATCGCTGGCGCTCGGCGGGTCCGCGGCGGGGAAGGAACGCGGCAGGGACAGATGAGCTGACGGGGCTGGCGGGGGACAGCTCGCGGTGCAG aattttccttcctttccacccTGCCATCCTCCCAAGCTCCTgtgcactgctggctgcagcaacACCCACTGTGGAGAGATAA